The Silene latifolia isolate original U9 population chromosome X, ASM4854445v1, whole genome shotgun sequence genome contains the following window.
ATTGAAATATTTGTTTTCTCTCCAACAAACATCGTTTttccttccaaattcatttttaTATGCCTCTACTTCATCTTCAACGTTCATCTTTTACCACATTTCATCTTCAATATTCATTTTTTACTATACTTAAGGGGTATATGTGAGAATAACTAGGAAATCGGAGGGTACAAGCAGACTTTCCTGATAAGTAGAGGTACAAGTAAAATTAGCTCATAACAGAGGGGTACAAGTGAAAATTTcccttatttatttttttttaaattgaacTTTCATCAACCTTATTTGATTATCTGGTTACAAATCCATGATTtaggtaaaaataaaataaaattaatcaacTCAATATACGTAATCTACAAATTGTCACATATACTACCCACACCCgatataaaaatttaaaaaaaggaAAGAATCTAAATGTAATACGAATTAGATTGTCAAGTACTCAAGTTTACATAACTTGACATTCACTGGTTCACATAACATACATTTTTGTAAAGTACATAAATTTCTAAATATTCGATTGTGATTTTTCTAAGATTTCTTGCACAAGAAGTTGCAATCTTAATTGTCTCAAAATTACCAAAAACAAAACAGTGGGTCGTAATTTCACCACCAatccaccatcatcatcaattccacAACCACTACAAATAAAATTGGTGGCATGCAATGCGGAGATTCGTAGCACAAGCTTCAAaacatcttctctctaaaaacaatAAACCTTTCGTAAACGTTTCTAGTACTAGGAGTATTATTCCTTTACTTCATAAAAATCCCAACTTTCTTGCTTCTAAACAATCCCTTTTCTTTTCTACTTCAATGGAGAATTCTAATGGGTCTTCACATCATCTTACTCTTCAAAATATTAATCAAAAGGTCTAATTTTTATGTTGTTTAACTATGTTTTGATTATATTTTTCATTGCTTGTTGTTTGATTGATTGTTTGTGTTTTTTCGGAATTGATTTTTGGGTGTTTTTGTTGATGGGTTGGTGTTGAATCAGGGTTTTGGTTTGTTTTCTTTGATGGGTTATTGGTTATGTTCGGGGTCGTTTAATGAATATGAGAGACCCGGTTCAAAATATCATTACCTGCTGAACTTTATATTTATGCGCGCTCTAGTTCTGAGAACCTTTTGAACTTGCTAACAACGGCCCTAGTTATATTGTTTTATGGGGTTTTTGATTTTGGTATCATATTTAATACCACTGTAGTTATTGTCTAATATGATCATGTCGTTTTAAtgataattttattgttgtttttggtTAAAGTTCCCTTGGCTCGATGCTTGCAATTTGCAGTCAGTTTAAAGCTATGGAAAGTAATCTAATAGGGATTTGATAGAGTTTGGTATATAAAAGATGAAAACTTTGGAGCTTATTTTGCCGCAAAAGTAAACAAATCATCTCTAGTTTTTGAGCAACTGTAGTCCATTTTTAGCATAGTGAACACTGAGCAATGTGCAGTAATGAATAGAGGTGGCCGTTTATCTCCGGTGTCCTGTTGAAAATTTCTAAAAGTAAATTTTAAGTTTTGAGTATACAATATGTTTATCTAGCATTATTTATGGCGTTTCTAGCTCGAGTGTGGATCTGTCAATGATCCCAAGTGTTATTCTTTCTAATGATAGTTACTGCTTTTAGTTTATCTTGCATTATTTACTGTGCCTCGAGCTCGAGGTTTAAGTGGGCAGGACAAAGTTTCTTACTTGTGTGATGATTTTACCTTCAGGTGGTGAAATGTGAATATGCTGTTCGTGGTGAGATAGTCACTCAAGCCGAGGTATGTGAAGAGCCTGACTATTTGTGGTATTGCTAAATCATTTGAATGAAATAATCTTTATTCTAAGACTGTGGTTTATTTGGATACTGCAGTCTTTCTTATGTTGAAAGgattgtaatttttaatttggtAAATCAGTTGAGGGAAAGAGAGGTGAAGTAGAATGAAACAATGTCATTTTCTTTAGAAGTCTTTCAATGTTGAATGGATTTTTAATTTGGCTTGTGGGACGGAAAATGGATCTTTCCATTTCCCCTCAACACAATTTGTTAACCAAACTAGGAAAATAgtctcccctccctttccctccaaatgCCTCTATCCAAACAGGTGCTAGATGTTCCAAATCCCACATTACTGTTCTAGAAATTTAACTGAACAGTCTTTATTACTTCAATGCGCATTGCAACCTCAAGTTAGCAATCTTAGACAACAATTCTGATGAATTTTCATTCATTTTAAGGCTACATTGGGCTTAAATTTGGATCATAAAAATGTAGTAGATTTATGGTTGTATTTGATTTGCCTTGTTATACCGATATTTGTTTAAAAGTGCTGTCAAAATTCTTCTTATTACAGAAACTGCAAGAACAGTTGAAGAAGCAGCCGGATTCTCTCCCCTTTGATGAGGTATATTCTCTCCCATTTGTTGATTAAATACTTGTGCATGTTGTGAATTTTACTTTGCTTTTGATGCTAATAACATTATCTTAGACAATTCATAGTTCACCGTGGCTAGATTTAACAAAAAGATTTCTGGGTCATTTTTACGAACAAGAGAAGTGTCATAGTGGTGTCATACTGTGTCTTTTGTTGTGCTCCTATTTTAAAGTTTCTTCAACTTTTGCAGATACTTTACTGTAATATAGGAAATCCTCAATCTCTTGGGCAGCATCCAGTTACATTTTTCCGAGAGGTTGGTTTCTGTGATTGGGAGGGTCTATATCACCCAATGTAAAATTGTAAATTGCTTTATTAtgttaatagtaataataatttgATGTCCCTAGGTCCTGGCACTTTGTGATCATCCAACTATCCTAGACAAGAGTGAAACTCAGGGGCTTTTCAGGTATTCTTTGTGTTACCTGATTTGCAAATTCGTTTTCTCTATGCTGTTTGATAGTCTGTAGTTAGCCTATCATGCTCGGCTAATTTTTTTACTTCCAGGTTGCTGATAGTGATTCAATTTCATAATTAGCTGCACTAAAAGAAACAAAAGAGACATGTTTTTTTATCTATGTTTTAAACGTCTAGTAAAGTTTACCACTTTACCCTTATTTTTAATTTTTCAGGCTTGACTATAAGAATACAGTAGGTTATTGTCCAGTATTGGTTAAAGCCATTTTAAGAAAGTTTTGCAAATTATTTACTGTAAAATGAAGTATAGTGTCTACAGTCTGCACCAATGTTGGAGTGTCAAATGCGCTTTTGACTTGGGAATAAATCCCTTATGATGAGAAAATAGAGATGGTTGTTTTATTTAGGACTACTTATGCTTGTTTTCACTTGCTGTAGTACTGATTCAATAGAAAGAGCCTGGCAAATTTTGGATCAAATTCCCGGTAGAGCAACTGGTGCATACAGTCATAGTCAGGTAATAATTCTAGCAGATAACTATTGGTCAGTCAGCTCTACATGACAAAAATTTGGACGCTTGTTTTGTTATTTATCGAATCATACATTTTGTCCATTATTCTTCCAGTTTTTATTTGGAGATGGTTTCTCGATAATTTGTCGTTATATTCATGATCCATGCAGCTTAGCTAAGGCCTAAGAGTTAAAGTTCGATAGATGAGCATAGGATATAAACCTATTATTTTTTTGTATCACATGGCTTGATCATTATTACAGGGTATTAAGGGTCTGCGTGAAACAATTGCTGCTGGAATCGAAGAACGTGATGGTTTCCCTGCAAATGCAAACGACATTTTCTTGACTGATGGGGCAAGCCCTGGGGTAGAAAACTTTCCACTTTAAATACATGATAACTAAGCTTAAAAATGAGGCGGATACTTATCTATCTTCTGATGTAGGTCCACATGATGATGCAATTACTGTTAAGGTCCGAGCAAGACGGAATTCTGTGCCCTATTCCTCAGTATCCTTTGTATTCTGCTTCAATCGCCCTCCATGGTGGAACTTTGGTATGTTTGCAATTGACATATCACATATGCATTCCTAATAGCTTTTCAGTTCTTCTCTTCCTGATTTTACTATGTGTTCACGTTGTTAATTTGAAAAGGATAAGATAACTCAATTTGAGCTGTTATAACGTATGCTCCCGTGATATCTTCCATGGACTTAACAGGTACCATATTATCTGGACGAAGCAACGGGATGGGGTTTGGAGATTTCAGATCTTAGGAAGCAATTGGATGATGCCAGGTCTAAGGGTATAACTGTTCGAGCCTTGGTTGTGATTAATCCTGGCAACCCAACTGGGCAGGTATTCACAGGAGCATTTGCTTTAATACCCGTATGTAGGAGGGAATGTCTATAAGCGAGTCTCTCTGATGCTCGGACTCGGATACGAGGATCCGACACGGACACGGATCCGAGGGTCCGATCCTTGAAATCTCAAAAACAAGGACTCGGATACGAGGATCCTAATTTGAATTTGGACTCGGCTaatgttttatttttttgaaaataaattgattattagttaaaaaagtcaaagaaaagaaaggaaaagtagTTTTTTCATGTTTTAACATGAATGAAGACTTTATTAGAGCATTAAAATTCATGTCAAGATCACTCTTGATATAGGGCTGCTGTACAAAACAGAGGTTAAAAACAACACTCTCACACCGATTTCTCATAGAAGGATCCGTCGAGGATCCATGTCCGGATCCGTGTCCGGATCCTGTCCACCGGATCCTCAGGGTCAGGTGAAGAGTCCGAGCATCACAGGTGCCAAGTCTTGTGACCTTTCTGAAAAATTAACTTTCAGGTTCTAGCTGAAGATAACCAGAAGGAAATTGTTGAATTTTGCAAGAAAGAGGGTCTTGTTCTTCTGGCAGATGAGGTAATTGCTTTTATAGCTATATGAACTCAATATCCGATACTTTTAACAGTAATATGTTCTTCATTCATGCACTGATGGGATTATGCTTTTTTGCAAAAAAAGGTATACCAAGAGAATGTTTATGTTCCTGACAAGCAATTTCACTCGTTTAAGAAGATTGCACGTTCTAGTGGGTACGAAGAGAACGATATCGCCTTGGTTTCTTTTCAATCTGTGTCTAAAGGTAGCTTGCTGTTTATGCTGTTTGTTTGTATTTGGTATGACCTACAAAACTTTTGCAGTTTTAACATTATTTTCCGTTATGACTCTAGGATATTACGGAGAATGTGGGAAGAGAGGAGGTTATATGGAAGTCACTGGATTTAGTCCCGAGATAAGGGAACAACTCTACAAAGTTGCTTCCGTCAACCTGTGCTCTAATATTACCGGTCAAATACTTGCCAGTCTCGTCATGAGCCCACCTAAGGTACTTCCTACTCTACCATTGGATTTTATGTTGCCTAACTTGCCTTATTTGCTAGATCCCAAGGACTCGAGAGTAAAAAAAATTGATTATTATTATAATCTTTTAGTTCGTCCTTTTGGACAATGGACACTTGAAAAGCGGCTTATTGTGCTTAACTGTCTTTCGTTATCGTTTGAATCATGTTTAAGTTTTAAGAACTAAACCAAAcattttcctttgttttaggttgGAGATGAGTCATATGAATCTTATTGTGCTGAGAAAGAGGGAATTCTTTCATCTTTGGCCAGACGTGCTAAGGTAATCTAGACAACTGACCACTCATTTGCCGGCTTTTGACTTATTATTTGATGGGCATTTTACTTGTCCTACTCCTACTGTCTCTGAATTTGGCGGCTACTTTCGCTGCACAAGTATCTGCAACAGGAGGGTAAATCCTTAAATGCAAACGCAACTTGATTTGTGTTCTCATATCTTAATTTGTTGTATTGGCACTTTGACAGACACTAGAAGATGCCTTCAACAGTTTAGAAGGTGTGACGTGCAACAAAACTGAGGGAGCCATGTACCTGTTTCCTCGTATTGATCTCCCAAAGAAGGCAGTAGAAGCTGCTAAGGCTGTTCCTACTGCTCCCGATGCCTTCTATGCTCGCCGCTTACTGGAACAGACAGGAATTGTTGTGGTTCCTGGTTCTGGATTTGGACAGGTGAGTCAATGACCTTTTAATAGTCCATTCATATAGCCAAAGTCTTTCATGCTCAGTTAGAAGTAACTCTGGCAAAACTGCCAACCCCGTACCTGAAAGGAACAACCTGTAGCAAACCAACCCCAAATTTACCCAATCTTGGAATGACCATCCCGAATACCCAAACAACCTTAAATAACTTATTTGGAACAAAAAGCTCGATATCCACAATTCCAAAATGACCCGATTGTCCCAATCCATGATCAGTGATCCAAACTAACCAAATATCAAAGGACTCATTGTGACCACTACTGGGTCCGATCCAGACTCTAGTCACTTGTTTGCTAGGTCTAGTTATAGGTATTTGTCACTAGTTTCTAAGTATTGTCTCGGCTATTGTATTTTTGGATTTATCCTCCTTTTGACTCTTCTTAGACGGTCTTATAGGAGGATTGTTGCCTTGTTTGTTGATTATCATGTCACCTCTTGTATTATTTCTTGTTGCTGACACTAAACCGTGTTTTCTTCAAAAGGTTCCTGGGACTTGGCATTTCCGCTGTACCATTCTACCACAAGAGGATAAAATTCCTGCAATTGTCGACCGTCTGACagcattccatcagaagttcatGGAAGAGTTCCGCGATTAAAAAGAGGAACGTTCCCTTTCGAGAGCTCTGATTAAATGAAGATCCCTTTATTATTTGTTTGGGAAAATATAGCATCTGCACTTCTGCAGATGACAGTTTTTTTGTTTCTACACTTTATTTAGCAACTATAAGAATCCTTAAAAGAGTATTTATGAGTACCTATAGTTCTGTGTGATCCTGATTTGAGCTTAATGGATATTCTTTACCGGAGATTCATTTTAATTTGAGCTTAATGGATATTCTTTACCGGAGATTCATTTTAATCCGCGCCTTTTTACCTTTTAGTAGCAACATTTTAAGTCCTTTCAATGTGGACTGGTATTGTTCTCTTCACAATTTATGCAAAGATCGTTTTACCAATAAAAGAACCGAGATGTTCTTATTCTATACTTGTGCTTCTAAATTTGGAACACATTAACAGGACATGTTTGAGATTTCACAGACAGGTATATTTTTTCAGGGTATACTGTAAGTGTCTATCATCATCAGTGGAGCTTAACATTTAATTTTCACAAACTTGCTGCGGCTTTTCTGGGAATATGACGATATTTAGCAAAAACGACTGGAATTTCCTGCTTTTCTGTTTAAACCCAAAAGTGAAGAACTCGGCAACATACTAGTTTTTAGACTAGCCAAACGCAAGTGATCTTTCAGTGTTGCTATGTACAAAGCGGTACAAAGTTTGTTGCCAAAGCTGTAGCAGGAAATACAAAAAAATCAAATAGAAGGACTAGATCGAAGAACCCTTTCTAATTTCTCAGCTTTCGCATAATCCTTGTCTGTAAGAGGTCCAGCAGGAAACGGCGTGATCTCCACAATGAGATGTGGGGTTGGAAGCTCATCAAAGAGGGCTCTAACGTTGTTGCAGCAGACGCTTTCTCCATGCGCACTCTCCCTTCTAATCTGGCATCCCTGAAATTTCAGAACAGTCCTTCGTCATCATACTGTTTAGTTTTCTACAGACATAAAGACTGCAAAATGTAAAGTAATTTATGGCAGTGATTGATTATATTACTTTGTGTGAAGAGGCATCTACAAAATGATCATCCTCGGAGAGCAAGGCAGCAATGGATTTAAGGAGATTACTCCCTTTCGATTTGGAAGGTACCCTATAGTTCCTCCTAAGTGTCCCCTTTGTCGTAGGGTGCCATTTGCTCACTAGTTTCCTCTTGTCAGACGCTTCTTTGTCTGTTCGAAATCAAAATTAAGTTTACTTGATTCCAAATAACAGAAGCTGCGTACTTTTACAGTTTTATTACTCAAATCGTATGTTGTCACAATTTAGTAAGGAAAGAAATGCTTTCCGATCCATAAAAGATGAGCAGGATACCAGCCCGaggatcacaaattctcattatagacgggagtTATCAGGCTATAGTTATAGACGagccaaatatccacccactttaagcataaACAACAAACAATAAGTTGCATGATAgggcccaaaaatgtcaccactttaagcatacttgacccgtctttcactttagacggataggATATATCCGTCTAAGAAAGCAACATACCCGGGTTCTTTCGGAACTTATCCAACCATTTGGAGAAGCCTAAGTCAGAATCGGAATCATCCTCAGTTCCAGGTGCTCCTAAATCTGAACATCAGTGAAACCCATTAAACACTAGTCTTTCTTAGACGGAGTATATAGATAGATAGGTACTGTCTgagtatctatctatctatctatctatctatctatctatctactccttccgtctcaatcatttgtttacttttgattaaaataacCCTCATAGATAGATACCCCTTCCGTCTCaaatctcaatcatttatttaccttttatatttATATGGCGAGGGTCGAGGGGTATTTTaattaaatgtaaacaaatgattgagagttGAGACGGAAGGAGTAGATagaatgagcaaaatagatgaaggaaaatggaaaaaaaagaaGACCAGAGATAAGAGGATTGGATTTGGATCCAACAAAACCGGACTTGATAAGAGCATAGAAAACGGAAATACGAGCAGCCCACAAAATAGGATTCTCCAGTAAAGAAGCAGTGATAGTGATTGCATTTGAATGCGATTTGATGTTAATGCAACTCCGCCGCGAACGCTCGAGAAAtaaagatttgggaagaaaggattTTGGAAGCAAATTGAGTGAAGAACACACAGCTGATGAGTTTGTTTGCAGCACTCCTGGATGCATCATCATTTTAGCTAAGTTTTGATTGTGTTTGATTATTTGTTGTTTTTGGGAATTGAATtttttgggttgtttttgttgatggGATGATCTGGAATCGGGTTTCGGTTTGTTTTTATTGATTGGTTATTTGGGTTTTCGGTTTTTGATTTCCGACCCTCTTATCTTATCCTGTAATTTACATTTTGCTAAgttttgattgttttttttttttttttttttttttttttttggctgacAACACTAAGTTTTGATTGTTTGTGGTTTTGGGAATTgaatttttggttgtttttagtCGGGTTGATTTGGAACCGGGttccggttttttttttttgatgggtTATTGTAATGGGTTGTGTTGTTTTTTGGGTTTTGATTTCCGACCCCCCTTATTCTACAATTTGCGGGAGTCATTGAATCACTAAAATGTCATTGTAAGTTGTCATACTTTAGCCTTTTTTTCAGACCAAATCGATCGATCCgccgaatcaacttataggatctgaagtgaacttaaatgaaCTAACgtataggatctaaactgaagtgaactgaacttataagatctagAGTGAATTTAAATTAAGtgatttaagtccaaaagaagaGGGCCTTAATACCGCTAGTCCATTACTCGAGCGAAGCCGAAAGTGTAATGTGACTGACAATGTGAGCCCTCCTCAATCAAGTGGGTAGTAAGACAAAAGTGCTAAAGTTCAAAGGGAATTGATGATAATGTGATAGCACTCATAGCAGTAACACCTCCTCTGTATTATTCACATTCACATTCACATTCAGAAGATGGAGGAATTGATGAATGAATTCAGCTTCCTCTCAAGCCAAGCACTGATGGACAAGAATTTCGACCCATCAAACATACAGGACCTGATGAAGCTGTTCGAGGTTGAAGCTTACAAATCATGGGCAGCAATGGAGTTAGAATGCCAGGCAGAAGCCGACGCTGCTGAAACAGCTATGCAGGAAGCAGAAGACGAGCTCAATTCCGCCTTGGATAGCGCCATGGATGAGTTTCAATGTCAGGAAGCAGAAGATGATCTCATGGTTAAACAGGCTGTGGCTGAATGCTTGAGCTTTGAAAAACAAGCTATGGCTGAATACAATGCCCTGTTAACTACTGCTGAAGCTTCCAGAAAGATGGGAAAATCAATGGAGAAAGCTGCAACTGCTGCTTCTAATAAGTATATTCAAGCTGCCCTCAATTCTGCTACTAACTCCATGAGATCTGCTTCCAAAGCTATTTCTTCTCGTCGAGTTCACCCTTCTAATTGAGACCTCAACTCAATGGGTTTTACAGTAATTGTTATTTCAATTAGTCtttcttaagacggatatatccctcttataaaaataatatgtatGGTCCAAAGGTGTAATCTTTATCAATTTTAACTAAGTTTTGATTGTTTGTGGTTTTGGGAATTgaatttttggttgtttttgttcatgGGTTGATGTGGAATTCGGTTTCGGTTTGTTTTTGTTGACGGGTTATTGCGTTGTGtgggttttttggttttttggtttttgaattccGACTCTGTTATCCTGCAATTTGTGAAAGCTATTGAGGCACTGGGTATTGTTGTTGTAATGTTGTCATATTTAATATGACTTCGCCctattcatttttttaattatttgtagGCGATATTTTAATGAAAGTTAAATAAATTATTGAAACGGAGAAAGTATTTTGTTTAGTATTTGGTTTTCGATCATGTCTTTTTGCCGCTATTGATATTGTTGTAGTTGATTATCGTTCCCCTTTTTGATGACATTTAGTGAAGAATTGAGTTTTCTTAGCTTGATGCTTGCAATCAGTTTTAACCTATGGATAGTAATCTATTGAGGATTTGATAGAGTTTGATTTATAAAAGATGAAAACTTTGGAGCTTGTTTCGCAGCAAAAGTAAAGAAATCATCTGTAACTTTTGAACAATTGCAGTAAATGTTTAGCACAGTGAGCAATGCTGGCCGTTTATCTCCGATGTCTAGTTGAAAATTTCTAAAAGTAAATTTCAAGTGTTGAGTATACAGTATGTTTATCTTGCATACAGCCAGGTACCTACCTGACTACCTGTATGCAAGTCAGCAAGTG
Protein-coding sequences here:
- the LOC141622674 gene encoding alanine aminotransferase 2-like, whose product is MRRFVAQASKHLLSKNNKPFVNVSSTRSIIPLLHKNPNFLASKQSLFFSTSMENSNGSSHHLTLQNINQKVVKCEYAVRGEIVTQAEKLQEQLKKQPDSLPFDEILYCNIGNPQSLGQHPVTFFREVLALCDHPTILDKSETQGLFSTDSIERAWQILDQIPGRATGAYSHSQGIKGLRETIAAGIEERDGFPANANDIFLTDGASPGVHMMMQLLLRSEQDGILCPIPQYPLYSASIALHGGTLVPYYLDEATGWGLEISDLRKQLDDARSKGITVRALVVINPGNPTGQVLAEDNQKEIVEFCKKEGLVLLADEVYQENVYVPDKQFHSFKKIARSSGYEENDIALVSFQSVSKGYYGECGKRGGYMEVTGFSPEIREQLYKVASVNLCSNITGQILASLVMSPPKVGDESYESYCAEKEGILSSLARRAKTLEDAFNSLEGVTCNKTEGAMYLFPRIDLPKKAVEAAKAVPTAPDAFYARRLLEQTGIVVVPGSGFGQVPGTWHFRCTILPQEDKIPAIVDRLTAFHQKFMEEFRD
- the LOC141622675 gene encoding uncharacterized protein LOC141622675, with amino-acid sequence MMMHPGVLQTNSSAVCSSLNLLPKSFLPKSLFLERSRRSCINIKSHSNAITITASLLENPILWAARISVFYALIKSGFVGSKSNPLISDLGAPGTEDDSDSDLGFSKWLDKFRKNPDKEASDKRKLVSKWHPTTKGTLRRNYRVPSKSKGSNLLKSIAALLSEDDHFVDASSHKGCQIRRESAHGESVCCNNVRALFDELPTPHLIVEITPFPAGPLTDKDYAKAEKLERVLRSSPSI
- the LOC141623530 gene encoding uncharacterized protein LOC141623530 — its product is MEELMNEFSFLSSQALMDKNFDPSNIQDLMKLFEVEAYKSWAAMELECQAEADAAETAMQEAEDELNSALDSAMDEFQCQEAEDDLMVKQAVAECLSFEKQAMAEYNALLTTAEASRKMGKSMEKAATAASNKYIQAALNSATNSMRSASKAISSRRVHPSN